The Triticum aestivum cultivar Chinese Spring unplaced genomic scaffold, IWGSC CS RefSeq v2.1 scaffold8479, whole genome shotgun sequence genomic interval ACCTCCAAACTGAAACCACCTAGCAAGTAGTGAGTTGTGCTGGTGTAGACATTATGTTTGATTATGCAAATCAGGAGTCCTGCCTTTCCTGCTTGTATTATAGCACATGTTCATTTACCAGTTGCTGGTAGGATGCTTTCTGGGATCACCTCCAAATTCTGAACGAACTGTTGTGCTATATGCCTTTTTAATTATACATAGTTACATTTTAGAGATTCTCTAGAAGCCAGAGAGGTGTTGCGGTAGTCTGTTGGATACCATAGGACGTGCATGTTTTTACAATATAAACATTGACTGCAGTTTCTTTTAGCGCACATAGATGAAAAATCACAATCTCTATatagaatactccctccgttccgatttactcatcgtggttttagttcaaatttgaactaaaaccatgacgagtaaatcggaacggagggagtactagctgcACAAATGGACAGTCGTCTTGATAATTGATTACATAATTATTTACGAGTGCCCAATAGGGGGAAAATGTTGTGGTCAACATTTACTTGTTTGATAGAACATATGCAACTTTTTGACACGAAAGACACCAATATAAGATATTAATTTCATGGGACAACATGCAAGACGCGTTTGCCATCCTTACACTTAACATGCATATACTATTTTATCAAGAGCTTAATGAGATAATCACACTTTCAAATTACACAATAACAATAAGACCGAGTAGGACAATGCTTTTTCAAGTGCTTCTCCACTTATTTAGCCATATATAAGTGTTGATGCAGATGTAGAGCAACCGACTCCTAGATGCTCATGGGTAGTACATCTGAACCAATCATCACGAGCAGTTGTTGGGCATGGTGAGACCGCACTTGCCGGGCAGAGCCATGGCGCGCTTTGCGTCGATGTGGTACATTTTCAGCCATATGCCGGCGATGCCTTTGTAGCGGCAAATGCATGATAGATTGGCCTTCCCAAGCGCAGCACAACACTCACCCGACGGACTCTCTGTCGGGTTATTCACTGCCGCCGCGGGCTGGCAAAGCTTGAATTCATCATTCGACATGCCGCAGACGCCATGAACACCCTCTAGTGTGGCGAGGGACACCACCATGACAAGCAACAGTGTTGCAGCCAATGCATTTGACTTAGCCATAGCTGTTTGTACTATTATTTTGTATCTAGTGGATTGCCAGTG includes:
- the LOC123175777 gene encoding putative lipid-transfer protein DIR1, which gives rise to MAKSNALAATLLLVMVVSLATLEGVHGVCGMSNDEFKLCQPAAAVNNPTESPSGECCAALGKANLSCICRYKGIAGIWLKMYHIDAKRAMALPGKCGLTMPNNCS